In Methanonatronarchaeum sp. AMET-Sl, one genomic interval encodes:
- the yciH gene encoding stress response translation initiation inhibitor YciH — protein sequence MSEEVCPKCGLPSELCVCEEIAKEDQRIKVYVENRAYGKPMTIVKGIDSKDIDLNELSTELKTKCACGGTVKNKKIELQGDHKRKVKEMLIKKGFSEQSVVLGK from the coding sequence ATGAGTGAAGAAGTTTGCCCCAAATGCGGTTTACCTAGTGAACTCTGTGTATGCGAAGAAATAGCAAAAGAAGACCAAAGGATAAAAGTCTATGTTGAAAACAGAGCTTATGGCAAACCCATGACGATTGTTAAGGGTATTGACAGCAAAGACATCGACCTAAATGAACTATCCACTGAACTCAAAACAAAATGCGCTTGTGGAGGAACAGTTAAAAACAAAAAAATCGAGTTGCAAGGAGACCACAAACGCAAAGTAAAAGAGATGTTAATCAAAAAAGGATTTTCCGAACAAAGCGTCGTACTAGGAAAATGA
- a CDS encoding threonine--tRNA ligase produces MKLLLIHSDHFKYKVTKETPVAEEIDEDLEEGLMDEVLAVFTTVEEIDEEDPEDVVTQAKKEIVKVLESVNAERVMLYPYAHLSPDLGSPETAVKILKSLEKELKKLDIETARSPFGWYKSFEVSCKGHPLSELSRDIKPSTKKEEDIEVGEEKRAVPSEYLILAPDGSETKFDPERYNAGDVENTALDKYILSEEVKGQPSERPPSVDSMRKLEIADYESASDPGNLKFYPKGSLIFNLMKDWAHQIAVNRFGAMEIDTPILYDWNEPDIREQGESFHERHYRVSPPEGDKELVLRFAGDFGLFKMLQDSIISYRDLPIRIYEFSKSFRYEKRGELSGLKRLRAFHMPDIHSFTANLESGWKEYQKLYREYADLADGTGIEYAVVFRVVEEFYKENKDKITELLQYSQKPAVIELLKERKHYWVVKHEFQGIDSTGGNSQLSTVQLDIEDAERYGITYTNQEGQEQGCTICHSSIGSIERWIYEIIENAHKKEKPTLPIWLCPTQTRILPISKENHEYAEKIQQKLEKNKIRADIDDRDSSLGKKIRNAEMEWIPYIIVVGDREQKNQEINLRNRETGKEKTTKPNELIKKIQKQTKQMPYRPLPLPKKLSKRPKFIG; encoded by the coding sequence ATGAAGTTATTACTTATACATTCTGATCACTTTAAGTACAAAGTTACAAAAGAAACCCCTGTTGCTGAGGAGATAGATGAGGATTTAGAAGAAGGATTGATGGATGAAGTTTTAGCTGTTTTCACTACAGTTGAAGAAATTGATGAAGAAGATCCTGAAGACGTAGTTACACAGGCTAAAAAAGAGATAGTTAAGGTGCTTGAAAGCGTGAATGCCGAGCGAGTAATGCTATATCCATATGCACACCTAAGTCCAGATCTAGGGTCACCAGAAACAGCTGTAAAGATATTGAAGTCATTAGAAAAAGAACTTAAGAAACTTGATATAGAGACCGCTAGATCTCCATTCGGTTGGTACAAATCATTTGAAGTAAGTTGTAAAGGCCATCCACTTTCAGAACTATCTAGAGACATAAAACCAAGCACTAAAAAAGAGGAAGATATAGAGGTTGGTGAAGAAAAAAGAGCAGTTCCAAGTGAATACTTGATTTTAGCTCCAGATGGCTCTGAAACAAAATTCGATCCAGAGAGATATAACGCAGGAGACGTAGAAAACACAGCACTAGACAAATACATATTATCTGAAGAAGTAAAGGGACAGCCATCTGAACGCCCGCCCTCGGTCGATTCGATGAGAAAACTTGAAATCGCCGACTACGAATCCGCAAGCGATCCAGGAAACCTAAAGTTCTATCCAAAAGGCAGTTTGATATTCAACTTAATGAAGGATTGGGCACATCAAATAGCCGTCAACAGGTTCGGAGCAATGGAAATAGATACACCTATACTGTATGACTGGAATGAACCAGACATACGAGAACAAGGTGAAAGCTTCCATGAAAGACATTACAGAGTCTCCCCACCAGAAGGAGATAAAGAACTTGTTTTAAGATTTGCCGGAGATTTCGGTTTATTCAAAATGCTTCAAGACTCAATAATAAGCTATCGAGACCTCCCAATCAGAATATATGAATTCAGCAAAAGCTTTAGATACGAAAAAAGAGGCGAACTATCCGGACTAAAAAGATTAAGAGCATTCCACATGCCAGATATACATTCATTCACCGCCAACCTCGAATCCGGTTGGAAAGAATACCAAAAACTATATCGAGAATACGCCGACCTCGCAGACGGAACCGGAATAGAATACGCAGTTGTATTCCGAGTAGTCGAAGAGTTCTATAAAGAAAACAAAGACAAAATAACCGAATTACTACAATACTCACAAAAACCCGCAGTAATCGAACTACTAAAAGAAAGAAAACACTACTGGGTAGTCAAACACGAATTCCAGGGAATAGATTCAACTGGAGGTAACAGCCAGCTATCAACAGTACAACTAGATATAGAAGACGCTGAAAGATACGGAATCACCTACACAAACCAAGAAGGACAAGAACAAGGATGCACCATATGCCACTCATCCATAGGATCAATAGAAAGATGGATATACGAAATAATTGAAAACGCCCATAAAAAAGAAAAACCAACACTACCAATCTGGCTATGTCCAACACAAACAAGAATACTACCAATATCCAAAGAAAACCACGAATACGCAGAAAAAATACAACAAAAACTAGAGAAAAACAAAATACGAGCCGACATAGATGACAGAGACTCCAGCCTAGGAAAGAAAATCAGAAACGCCGAAATGGAGTGGATCCCCTACATAATAGTCGTAGGAGACCGAGAACAAAAAAACCAAGAAATAAACCTAAGAAACCGAGAAACAGGAAAAGAAAAAACAACCAAACCAAACGAATTAATCAAAAAAATCCAAAAACAAACCAAACAAATGCCCTATCGACCACTACCACTACCCAAAAAACTAAGCAAACGACCAAAATTCATAGGATAA
- a CDS encoding DUF424 family protein, protein MKTHVRRAETIVAVCDEDLVGREFKGDNHKISVRESFYGSETRSEEEIKNALENATIGNLIGEESVELGVRAGYIDEENVGEVCGVPHAQVVVMQY, encoded by the coding sequence ATGAAAACGCATGTGCGTAGAGCGGAAACTATTGTTGCTGTTTGTGATGAGGATTTAGTGGGTCGGGAGTTTAAGGGCGATAATCATAAAATTTCTGTTAGGGAAAGTTTTTATGGCTCTGAAACGAGGTCTGAGGAAGAGATTAAAAATGCCTTAGAAAATGCAACAATCGGTAATTTGATTGGTGAGGAAAGTGTTGAACTTGGTGTTAGAGCGGGGTATATTGATGAAGAGAATGTAGGGGAGGTCTGTGGTGTGCCCCATGCCCAAGTTGTGGTAATGCAGTATTAA
- a CDS encoding minichromosome maintenance protein MCM → MSATVEESLETKDIEEKFKEFFEKYYQTEIKDLVAKYPNEKSLYVHYNSLLERFDPEFADRLIKEPDKFIKGAQDAIKNTDIKLQPQIDGGESQPSLSEALNNIYVRFVELPSRERTLARNLRSHHINKFVSIDGIVKRATEVRPKLIDGVFKCLRCGKVMEVPQDGGSYQEPYQCADETCQRKNAFELIVEESDFIDSQKLQIQERPEDLRGAEQPQDLNILVEDDLTGEVVPGNRVIINGVLRSSQKQNRNSKSTVFDVYVECNSIELMDREFEDLEITVEEEREIEELSNDPDVYSKIIDSIAPTIYGYRDVKEAMALQLFGGVAKELPDGSRIRGDIHTFLVGDPGIGKSQILRYVSNLAPRGVYASGKSSTSAGLTAAAVKDEFGDGKWTLEAGALVLADKGVATIDEMDKMNSRDRSALHEAMEQQSISIAKAGITSTLKSRCALLGAANPKYGRFDRYEPIADQIDMEPSLLSRFDLIFTLTDKPDKKKDERIANHIIKSHYAGEISMRSDKSGEEETALEDIEPAIEPELMRKYIAHSKQITPVLTDDAKQELIDFYLELREIGEDDNSPVPVTARQLEALVRLAEASARTRLNETVEVIDADRATTIVNKCLKEVGMDPETGQYDIDMLTTGTSKSQRDKIRLVKEVIESLEGDEGAPRQDVIGQAEQEGIDRDEVKDIIKKLREKGDIIEPRPGKTLRTT, encoded by the coding sequence ATGTCGGCGACTGTTGAAGAGAGTTTGGAAACTAAGGATATTGAAGAGAAGTTTAAGGAGTTTTTTGAGAAGTATTATCAAACTGAGATTAAGGATCTTGTTGCTAAATATCCTAATGAGAAATCGCTTTATGTTCATTATAACTCTCTTCTTGAGAGGTTTGATCCTGAGTTTGCTGATCGTCTTATTAAGGAGCCTGATAAGTTTATTAAGGGTGCTCAGGATGCTATAAAGAATACAGATATTAAGTTACAGCCTCAGATTGATGGTGGAGAATCTCAGCCTAGTTTGAGTGAGGCGTTAAATAATATATATGTTAGGTTTGTTGAATTACCGAGTAGGGAGAGGACTTTAGCACGTAATCTGAGAAGTCATCATATTAATAAGTTTGTTTCTATAGATGGGATTGTTAAGAGGGCTACTGAGGTTAGGCCTAAATTGATTGATGGGGTGTTTAAGTGTCTTCGGTGTGGGAAGGTTATGGAGGTACCTCAGGATGGGGGGTCGTATCAAGAGCCGTATCAATGTGCTGATGAGACTTGTCAGCGTAAGAATGCTTTTGAGTTGATTGTTGAGGAATCTGATTTTATTGATTCTCAGAAACTTCAGATTCAGGAGAGGCCTGAGGATTTGCGGGGGGCTGAACAACCTCAAGATCTGAATATTTTGGTTGAGGATGATTTGACTGGTGAGGTTGTTCCTGGTAATCGGGTTATTATCAATGGTGTTTTGAGGTCTTCTCAGAAACAGAATAGGAATAGTAAGAGTACTGTTTTTGATGTTTATGTTGAGTGTAACTCTATTGAGTTGATGGATCGGGAGTTTGAGGATCTTGAGATTACTGTTGAGGAGGAACGTGAGATTGAGGAGCTTTCAAATGACCCTGATGTGTATTCTAAGATCATTGATTCTATAGCTCCCACTATCTATGGGTATAGGGATGTTAAGGAAGCTATGGCTCTTCAATTGTTTGGTGGTGTTGCTAAGGAACTTCCTGATGGCTCTAGGATTCGTGGGGATATACATACTTTTCTTGTTGGAGATCCGGGTATTGGTAAGTCACAGATATTGAGGTATGTTTCGAATCTGGCGCCACGGGGGGTTTATGCTTCTGGTAAGAGCAGTACGTCAGCGGGTCTTACCGCTGCTGCTGTTAAGGATGAGTTTGGGGATGGTAAATGGACTTTGGAGGCAGGTGCTTTGGTTTTAGCGGATAAGGGGGTTGCTACGATCGATGAGATGGATAAGATGAATAGTCGTGATCGTAGTGCGTTGCACGAAGCTATGGAGCAACAGAGTATTTCGATTGCTAAGGCGGGTATAACTTCTACTCTTAAATCTAGGTGTGCGTTGTTGGGGGCGGCCAACCCTAAGTATGGTCGTTTCGATCGTTATGAGCCTATTGCGGATCAGATTGATATGGAGCCTTCATTGTTATCAAGGTTTGACTTGATTTTCACTTTGACGGATAAACCTGATAAGAAGAAGGATGAGAGGATTGCTAACCACATTATTAAGTCTCATTATGCTGGTGAGATTTCGATGAGGTCTGATAAGTCTGGTGAGGAAGAAACTGCTTTGGAAGATATTGAGCCGGCGATAGAGCCTGAGTTGATGCGTAAATACATTGCTCACTCGAAACAGATAACGCCGGTTCTTACTGATGATGCTAAACAGGAGTTAATAGATTTTTATTTAGAGTTAAGGGAGATTGGTGAGGATGATAACTCTCCAGTTCCGGTTACTGCTCGACAGCTGGAGGCATTGGTCCGTTTGGCAGAAGCTAGTGCTCGAACAAGACTTAATGAAACTGTTGAGGTTATCGATGCGGATAGAGCTACAACTATTGTAAATAAATGTTTGAAAGAGGTTGGTATGGATCCTGAAACCGGTCAATACGATATAGATATGTTGACAACTGGTACAAGTAAAAGCCAGCGTGATAAAATTAGGTTGGTTAAAGAGGTAATTGAGAGTTTAGAGGGTGATGAGGGGGCTCCAAGACAAGATGTTATCGGTCAGGCTGAACAGGAAGGTATAGATAGGGATGAAGTCAAAGATATAATTAAGAAGCTTAGGGAGAAAGGAGATATAATCGAGCCAAGGCCTGGTAAAACTCTTAGAACTACATGA
- the ribB gene encoding 3,4-dihydroxy-2-butanone-4-phosphate synthase, which translates to MNVKKAINQLREGKPILIYDSSDREGETDIVAPANNTTPKTIQKMRRDAGGLICVAIHPEAAEKLNLQYTSKILTEYGYEFNKQIPYDQRSSFSIWVNHKDTYTGITDNDRSKTAKEISNAVKKALNGENYNFEKQFRAPGHVPILRAAEGLTKNRMGQTELSIKLAQKANITPAMVLCEMLDNETGEALPKTKAIQYAEKNNMQFLKGKEIKEY; encoded by the coding sequence ATGAATGTAAAAAAAGCCATCAACCAACTCAGAGAAGGAAAACCAATATTAATCTACGACTCCAGCGACAGAGAAGGAGAAACAGACATAGTAGCTCCAGCCAACAACACAACACCAAAAACAATACAAAAAATGAGAAGAGACGCAGGAGGCCTAATATGCGTAGCAATCCACCCAGAAGCAGCTGAAAAACTCAACCTCCAATACACATCCAAAATACTAACAGAATATGGATACGAATTCAACAAACAAATACCCTATGACCAAAGAAGCAGTTTCTCGATCTGGGTAAACCACAAAGACACCTACACCGGAATAACAGACAACGACCGATCCAAAACAGCAAAAGAAATCTCAAACGCAGTAAAAAAAGCATTAAATGGAGAAAACTACAACTTCGAAAAACAATTCAGAGCACCCGGACACGTACCAATACTAAGAGCCGCAGAAGGCCTCACAAAAAACAGAATGGGACAAACAGAACTATCAATCAAACTAGCACAAAAAGCAAATATAACTCCCGCAATGGTATTATGCGAAATGCTCGACAACGAAACAGGAGAAGCATTACCAAAAACAAAAGCAATACAATACGCAGAGAAAAACAACATGCAGTTCCTAAAAGGAAAAGAAATAAAAGAATATTAA
- a CDS encoding DUF120 domain-containing protein: MINPDSLYVLKQIALKNNNKRTTNAELAEKLNTSPQTISRRLKKLEKNSYITRDVKPNGQTINISKKGYNLLKKELKEYKNIFDNEQNITLKGHVIDGIGEGQYYISQPEYQKQFQKKLGFKAYPGTLNIKLKPDSQKKYKEIKKHNAIDIKGFQKGDRTFGNAKCFQSKINGKKCALIQPDRSHYSNEIIEIIAPKRLRNKIDTKKVKIEVQI, from the coding sequence ATGATAAATCCAGATAGTCTATATGTACTAAAACAAATAGCCTTAAAAAACAATAACAAACGTACAACAAACGCAGAGCTAGCTGAAAAACTTAATACAAGCCCACAAACCATTTCAAGAAGACTCAAAAAACTAGAAAAAAACAGTTACATAACAAGAGACGTAAAACCAAATGGACAAACCATAAATATCTCAAAAAAAGGCTATAATTTACTAAAAAAAGAACTTAAAGAATATAAAAACATATTCGACAATGAACAAAACATAACACTAAAAGGACACGTAATCGATGGAATCGGAGAAGGCCAATACTACATATCCCAACCAGAATACCAAAAACAATTCCAAAAAAAATTAGGATTCAAAGCATATCCAGGAACCCTAAACATAAAACTCAAACCAGACAGCCAAAAAAAATACAAAGAAATCAAAAAACATAACGCCATAGATATAAAAGGATTCCAGAAAGGAGACCGAACATTCGGAAACGCAAAATGCTTCCAATCAAAAATAAACGGAAAAAAATGCGCATTGATACAGCCAGACAGATCCCATTACTCAAACGAAATAATCGAGATAATAGCCCCAAAAAGGCTCAGAAACAAAATAGATACTAAAAAAGTAAAAATAGAGGTCCAAATATGA
- a CDS encoding TIGR00269 family protein, with protein sequence MDCDKCSEEAVLYQKYSGLHLCSQHLMESVEGKVKQTLRKHCDIQHGQKIGIALSGGKDSSVLLHIMHQVFGNWPDLKLVCISIDEGITGYRDPSIDMAIETTNALDVEHHVYSFNEEVGYTLDEISNLIGDEKTCRYCGILRRWILNRKSKELDLDKIAIGHNLDDESQSALMNFLDGDIDRMTRLGPEINTKTGFTPRIKPLREVPEREIGLYAKINNKIKAHFDECPYSNWALRQEARKILNQYESNHPGAKYSVLSSVDQIAEKLPQKNIKLQDCKTCGEPTTNTKCRACQLIKNLNKNRQNPSKP encoded by the coding sequence ATGGATTGTGACAAATGCAGTGAAGAAGCTGTCCTATACCAAAAATATTCAGGACTCCATCTATGCAGCCAACACCTAATGGAAAGCGTTGAAGGAAAAGTTAAACAGACATTAAGGAAACACTGCGACATACAACATGGCCAGAAAATCGGAATAGCATTAAGCGGAGGTAAAGACAGCTCCGTACTACTACATATAATGCATCAAGTTTTCGGTAACTGGCCAGACCTAAAACTCGTCTGCATATCAATTGACGAAGGTATAACCGGATATAGAGACCCATCAATCGATATGGCCATAGAAACAACCAATGCATTAGATGTGGAACACCATGTCTACTCATTTAACGAAGAGGTAGGATACACACTTGACGAGATATCAAATTTAATCGGTGATGAAAAAACATGTCGCTACTGTGGAATATTAAGACGCTGGATACTAAATAGAAAATCAAAAGAACTTGATTTAGATAAAATAGCAATCGGCCACAACCTAGATGATGAAAGCCAGTCAGCACTAATGAACTTCCTTGATGGAGACATTGACAGAATGACTCGATTAGGCCCTGAAATAAACACAAAAACAGGATTCACTCCAAGAATAAAACCACTACGAGAAGTCCCAGAAAGAGAAATAGGCCTATACGCAAAAATAAACAACAAAATAAAAGCACACTTCGACGAATGCCCATACTCCAACTGGGCCCTACGACAAGAAGCAAGAAAAATATTAAACCAATATGAATCAAACCACCCTGGAGCAAAATACTCAGTATTAAGCTCTGTAGACCAAATCGCAGAAAAACTACCACAAAAAAACATCAAACTCCAAGACTGCAAAACATGTGGAGAACCCACAACAAACACCAAATGCCGAGCATGCCAACTAATAAAAAACCTAAACAAAAACAGACAAAACCCATCCAAGCCTTAA
- the cobS gene encoding adenosylcobinamide-GDP ribazoletransferase codes for MGFKDLLGFFTRLPVKGVSFEDAADSSYLMPFIGLFIGVVFGLVGYLSFSYFSGWIAGIITVISIYLVTGILHLDGFSDFMDAVFAKVDFERAREIMKDPHIGIGGVVSIFILLLTGLVAIEFLGSYSPLVLFKAAVVSELSAKFSMSTVLAFGESPYKGSGDRFIKGFDSKDYVFVTIICLLLSFGLAGLFGVLVLIGPLIGYLFIRWGRKTIGGVNGDIMGGSNEASRILTLLFWGMLL; via the coding sequence TTGGGATTTAAGGATCTATTGGGTTTTTTTACTCGGTTGCCTGTTAAAGGGGTTAGTTTTGAGGATGCTGCGGATAGTTCTTATTTAATGCCATTTATAGGGCTTTTTATTGGTGTTGTTTTTGGTTTGGTTGGTTATCTATCTTTTAGTTATTTTTCTGGCTGGATTGCCGGTATAATAACGGTTATATCGATTTATTTGGTTACCGGTATTCTTCATTTGGATGGTTTTTCTGATTTTATGGATGCTGTTTTCGCTAAAGTTGATTTTGAAAGGGCTAGAGAAATTATGAAGGACCCACATATCGGTATTGGTGGTGTTGTATCGATATTTATTCTGTTACTAACTGGTTTAGTAGCTATAGAGTTTTTAGGGTCTTACAGCCCATTGGTTTTGTTTAAAGCTGCTGTGGTTAGTGAGTTAAGCGCTAAATTCAGTATGTCAACCGTATTGGCTTTTGGAGAATCACCTTATAAGGGGAGTGGTGACCGATTTATCAAGGGTTTTGACTCCAAAGACTATGTTTTCGTAACAATTATCTGTTTATTACTTTCTTTTGGTTTAGCCGGTTTATTCGGTGTATTGGTTTTAATAGGCCCATTAATCGGTTATTTGTTTATTAGATGGGGTCGTAAAACGATTGGAGGAGTAAATGGTGACATTATGGGTGGCTCCAACGAAGCATCAAGAATATTGACGTTATTGTTTTGGGGTATGTTATTGTGA
- a CDS encoding NTP transferase domain-containing protein, with amino-acid sequence MKGVILAGGKGSRFKARKEKQLARIGDRRLIDIIYKKLEKSVLEDVYVAVSENSPKTWKHCRKKRYKMIRTHGAGYINDLRDITRLIKPPILTVASDIPFIKPKHVNQLIELCNKNDFNGGYTVLIPTKHLSNGFNRDDTFSYMGIEVAPVGLNIVGETEMEKKILTYNSELGININTVKDLDYARKNATKYSLD; translated from the coding sequence GTGAAGGGGGTTATTCTTGCTGGAGGCAAGGGAAGTAGATTTAAAGCAAGGAAAGAAAAACAACTTGCCCGCATAGGCGATAGAAGGCTAATCGATATTATTTATAAAAAATTAGAGAAATCGGTTCTAGAAGATGTTTATGTAGCTGTTTCCGAAAACTCTCCAAAAACCTGGAAACATTGTCGGAAAAAAAGATATAAAATGATACGTACCCATGGAGCGGGCTATATAAACGATCTAAGAGACATAACCAGGTTGATTAAACCCCCTATATTGACAGTAGCTTCAGACATCCCCTTCATAAAACCAAAACACGTAAACCAATTGATAGAGCTATGTAATAAAAATGATTTCAATGGTGGATACACCGTTCTAATCCCTACAAAACATCTGTCAAATGGTTTCAACCGAGATGACACATTCAGTTATATGGGAATCGAAGTAGCCCCTGTTGGCCTAAACATAGTTGGAGAAACTGAAATGGAGAAAAAAATATTAACATACAATTCAGAACTCGGCATCAACATCAATACCGTTAAAGACCTCGATTACGCTAGAAAAAACGCAACTAAATATTCGTTAGATTAG
- the argF gene encoding ornithine carbamoyltransferase — translation MDFLKITDIEPETLHQLIDKAIQYKKTPKPQKTLKTHDIGLFFEEYSTRTRVSLSVAVSQLGGMPHMLNKHELQITRGENIRDTAKVLSRYLDGLTARMLDHKALKEFAEKSDMPIINAMTKKHHPCQTLADLQTIKEKKGKLKNLNLAWIGDANNVCNSTILGNAMTGIKTTIASPKKYQPTKEILQEAEKYNSNIKITEDPIKAVQNADIIYTDVWISTGTEKEAEQRKKHFQGYQVNQDLIKHAKKDTIIMHCMPIDGKEITRQVVEGQNSVIIDQAENRLHSSKALLNHIYK, via the coding sequence ATGGATTTTCTAAAAATCACAGACATAGAACCAGAAACCCTACACCAACTAATAGACAAAGCAATACAATACAAAAAAACACCAAAACCACAAAAAACACTAAAAACACACGACATAGGCCTATTCTTCGAAGAATACAGCACAAGAACCAGAGTATCACTATCCGTCGCAGTATCCCAGTTAGGCGGCATGCCACACATGCTCAACAAACACGAACTCCAAATAACAAGAGGAGAAAACATCAGAGACACAGCAAAAGTACTATCAAGATATCTAGACGGCTTAACCGCCAGAATGCTAGACCACAAAGCACTCAAAGAATTCGCAGAAAAATCAGACATGCCAATAATAAACGCAATGACCAAAAAACACCATCCATGTCAAACACTAGCCGACCTCCAAACAATAAAAGAAAAAAAAGGAAAACTCAAAAACCTAAACCTAGCATGGATAGGAGACGCAAACAACGTCTGCAACTCCACAATCCTAGGAAACGCAATGACAGGAATAAAAACAACAATAGCAAGCCCCAAAAAATACCAACCAACCAAAGAAATACTCCAAGAAGCAGAAAAATACAACTCAAACATAAAAATAACAGAAGACCCAATAAAAGCAGTACAAAACGCAGACATAATCTATACAGACGTATGGATATCAACAGGAACTGAAAAAGAAGCAGAACAAAGAAAAAAACACTTCCAAGGCTACCAAGTAAACCAAGACCTCATAAAACACGCAAAAAAAGACACAATAATAATGCACTGCATGCCAATAGACGGAAAAGAAATAACAAGACAAGTAGTCGAAGGACAAAACTCAGTAATCATCGACCAAGCAGAAAACAGACTACACTCATCAAAAGCCCTACTCAACCACATATACAAATAA
- a CDS encoding type IV pilin N-terminal domain-containing protein, which yields MRKNSNQKNGKTRINPNNQGVSSVVGVIIMVSIVTLMAAIAGAFVMGAITIPEPAPTTSISIEEINEDEIRLIHNGGDTLHTEDLRIIIYNLDTEEQNNRIDLDSEELESEINKEQWNNGERIDLNLDEIDVSDGDRIDIRVMHTSSQTTLYSELKTH from the coding sequence TTGAGGAAAAACAGCAACCAGAAAAACGGAAAAACAAGAATAAACCCTAATAACCAGGGAGTGAGCTCCGTTGTAGGAGTAATTATAATGGTCAGCATAGTGACCTTGATGGCTGCAATTGCCGGAGCCTTCGTTATGGGGGCAATAACAATTCCCGAACCCGCCCCAACAACAAGCATATCAATAGAGGAAATAAATGAGGATGAAATTAGGTTAATACACAATGGTGGAGACACACTTCACACCGAAGATCTCAGAATAATAATATATAACCTGGATACTGAAGAACAAAACAACCGGATAGACCTTGATTCAGAAGAACTAGAATCAGAGATAAATAAAGAACAATGGAACAATGGAGAACGAATAGATCTCAATTTAGATGAAATAGATGTTAGTGATGGCGACAGAATTGATATAAGAGTGATGCACACATCATCACAAACCACTTTATATTCAGAACTAAAAACACATTAA
- a CDS encoding cob(I)yrinic acid a,c-diamide adenosyltransferase — MVFISTGYIRVYTGKGQGKTTSSFGAGLRAVGAGYKVKMVQFLKSREDSGLKALKRFDNFSVDRFGREGKLKGETLPIDYEQAGEALEVARNVVENSGCRLLILDEVNVALDQGLIEVSDLIDLLENKPDEMEVILTGRYAPDEVIEVADLVTVMDPVKHYMKSGVKARKGFDY, encoded by the coding sequence GTGGTTTTTATTTCGACTGGATATATTCGTGTGTATACTGGTAAGGGACAGGGTAAAACTACTTCTTCGTTTGGTGCTGGGTTAAGGGCTGTTGGAGCGGGTTATAAAGTGAAGATGGTTCAGTTTCTTAAGAGCCGAGAGGATTCTGGTTTGAAGGCTTTGAAGAGGTTTGATAATTTTAGTGTTGATAGGTTTGGTCGGGAAGGTAAGCTTAAGGGTGAGACTTTACCTATTGACTATGAGCAGGCTGGTGAGGCGCTTGAAGTTGCTAGGAATGTGGTTGAGAACTCTGGTTGTAGGCTTTTAATACTGGATGAGGTTAATGTTGCTTTGGATCAAGGTTTGATTGAGGTTAGTGATTTAATTGATTTGTTAGAAAATAAGCCTGATGAGATGGAGGTTATATTGACTGGTAGGTATGCTCCTGATGAGGTTATTGAGGTTGCTGATCTTGTTACCGTTATGGATCCTGTTAAGCATTATATGAAGTCGGGGGTTAAGGCGCGGAAGGGTTTTGATTATTAA